The Nitrosomonas sp. sh817 genome includes a window with the following:
- a CDS encoding bile acid:sodium symporter family protein, translating to MNAGSLPVFCGSLFDMLQKLTLLFPLWMILICATALIWPAWWTFTNQGVIVVLILGFVMLCMGLTLTINDFRGVVRMPRAVAIGFAAQFSIMPLLAWGIAYLLELPDYFAVGLILVGCCPGGTASNLVSYIAKADVALSVVMTVCSTLAAVVLTPLLTQLFAGALVPVDTWMLFKQTIQVVIVPIALGLLLNRWLPGLVQCVLPVAPLLSVFGVCVICAIVFAANAESILVHGADLLLATLMLHGGGFLIGYHFAKFLGCPVRSARTIAVEVGMQNSGLSIVLAKQAFPMLPLAPVAGAVSAVMHSLIGSLLAVLWRLRPAVSDRS from the coding sequence GTGAACGCTGGATCACTGCCGGTTTTCTGCGGGAGCCTGTTTGATATGCTGCAAAAACTGACATTGTTGTTCCCGCTTTGGATGATTCTGATCTGTGCGACAGCGTTGATTTGGCCGGCATGGTGGACGTTTACGAATCAAGGCGTCATCGTGGTGCTGATTCTGGGTTTTGTCATGCTGTGCATGGGATTGACGCTTACTATCAACGACTTCCGCGGTGTTGTCCGCATGCCGAGAGCGGTGGCAATCGGTTTTGCCGCGCAGTTTTCCATCATGCCGCTGCTCGCTTGGGGAATCGCTTATTTACTGGAACTGCCGGATTATTTTGCGGTTGGTTTGATTCTGGTGGGTTGTTGTCCCGGCGGGACGGCTTCGAATTTGGTGTCGTACATCGCCAAAGCGGATGTTGCGCTGTCGGTGGTGATGACGGTCTGTTCCACACTGGCTGCGGTAGTATTGACGCCGCTGCTGACGCAATTGTTCGCGGGTGCATTGGTGCCGGTCGATACCTGGATGCTGTTCAAGCAAACCATCCAAGTCGTGATCGTGCCGATCGCGCTGGGGTTGTTGTTGAACCGCTGGCTGCCGGGGCTGGTGCAATGCGTGCTGCCGGTCGCGCCGCTGCTGTCGGTCTTTGGCGTGTGCGTTATCTGCGCTATTGTATTTGCCGCCAACGCTGAGTCTATTTTGGTTCATGGCGCCGACTTGCTGCTGGCAACGCTGATGCTGCATGGCGGCGGCTTTTTAATCGGCTACCATTTCGCAAAATTTTTAGGCTGCCCGGTACGCAGCGCTCGCACGATTGCAGTTGAAGTCGGTATGCAAAATTCCGGTTTATCGATCGTGCTGGCTAAGCAAGCATTTCCGATGTTGCCCTTGGCGCCGGTGGCGGGCGCGGTATCGGCGGTGATGCATTCGCTGATCGGCAGTTTATTGGCGGTTTTATGGCGATTACGGCCTGCCGTTTCTGATCGAAGTTAA
- a CDS encoding class I SAM-dependent DNA methyltransferase, with amino-acid sequence MNHQSLSAFIWSVADLLRGDYKQSEYGKVILPFTVLRRLDCVLESTKDAVLAENSNKQSAGVNPEPFLLRKAGQSFYNISLLDMKKLMGDQDHIKENLFAYIQGFSVAVRDIFEHFDFYTQVERLAKAGLLYQVTERFANVDLHPDQVSNSQMGLVFEELIRKFAEISNETAGEHFTPREVIKLMVNLLFIEDDDILAKPGVVRTIYDPAAGTGGMLSVAGEYLHEHNPAARLTMFGQELNPESYAICKADMLIKGQDVANIIFGNTFSDDGHLHKKFDYMLSNPPFGVEWKKVEKEVRKEHETQGFNGRFGPGLPRVSDGSLLFLLHLISKMRPAVDGGSRFGIVLNGSPLFTGGAGSGESEIRRYVLENDLVEAIIGLPTDMFYNTGISTYVWILSNRKPEHRKGWVQLIDASGYWQKMRKSLGSKRKELSDEHTAEITRLFGQFIEANEGKKPISRIFKNTDFGYRTITVERPLRDEHGQIVLATKGKQKGQPQPDSNLRDTENVPLNENIEDYFKREVLPHVPDAWIDHEKTKIGYEIPFNRHFYVFEPPRPLAEIDADLKQCTDRILTMIKGLSA; translated from the coding sequence ATGAATCATCAATCCCTCTCCGCCTTTATCTGGTCGGTCGCTGATCTTTTGCGTGGCGACTACAAACAATCCGAATACGGCAAGGTAATTCTGCCTTTTACGGTACTGCGCCGGTTGGATTGCGTGCTGGAATCGACCAAAGATGCTGTATTAGCCGAAAACTCGAATAAGCAAAGCGCTGGCGTGAATCCTGAGCCATTTCTGCTGCGCAAAGCCGGGCAGAGCTTCTACAACATTTCGCTGCTGGATATGAAGAAGCTGATGGGCGATCAGGATCACATCAAGGAAAACCTGTTTGCCTATATCCAGGGCTTTTCCGTTGCAGTGCGGGATATTTTTGAGCATTTCGACTTTTATACGCAAGTTGAGCGCTTGGCTAAAGCCGGATTGCTGTATCAGGTCACCGAGCGTTTTGCCAATGTCGACCTGCACCCGGATCAAGTCAGCAATAGCCAAATGGGGCTGGTGTTTGAAGAGCTGATCCGAAAATTTGCCGAGATTTCCAATGAAACAGCCGGTGAGCATTTCACGCCGCGCGAAGTCATTAAGTTGATGGTCAATCTGCTGTTTATCGAAGATGACGACATATTGGCCAAACCCGGTGTGGTACGAACCATCTACGATCCAGCAGCGGGTACCGGCGGTATGTTGTCGGTGGCTGGTGAATATTTGCACGAACACAATCCGGCTGCACGTTTGACGATGTTTGGCCAGGAGTTGAATCCTGAATCCTACGCCATTTGCAAAGCCGATATGCTGATCAAAGGCCAGGATGTGGCCAATATCATTTTCGGCAATACTTTTTCCGATGATGGCCATCTGCACAAGAAATTCGACTACATGCTATCCAATCCTCCCTTTGGCGTGGAATGGAAGAAAGTAGAAAAGGAAGTTCGCAAGGAACATGAAACGCAAGGTTTCAATGGCCGCTTTGGCCCAGGATTGCCGCGCGTATCCGATGGTTCGTTACTATTTCTGCTGCATCTGATCAGTAAAATGCGTCCGGCTGTTGATGGCGGCAGCCGCTTTGGCATTGTATTGAACGGTTCGCCGCTCTTTACCGGTGGCGCGGGTTCGGGCGAAAGCGAAATTCGCCGCTATGTGCTGGAAAACGATCTGGTGGAAGCCATTATCGGTTTGCCGACGGATATGTTCTATAACACCGGCATTTCCACTTACGTTTGGATACTTTCCAACCGCAAACCGGAACACCGCAAGGGATGGGTGCAATTGATCGATGCTTCGGGTTACTGGCAAAAGATGCGCAAAAGTTTGGGTTCCAAGCGTAAAGAACTATCCGATGAGCATACTGCAGAAATTACCCGCTTGTTCGGGCAATTCATCGAAGCGAACGAAGGCAAGAAACCGATTTCCCGGATTTTCAAGAATACCGACTTTGGTTATCGCACCATTACTGTGGAGCGGCCATTGCGCGATGAGCATGGGCAGATCGTGTTAGCAACCAAGGGTAAACAAAAAGGCCAGCCACAGCCGGATAGCAACCTGCGCGATACTGAAAACGTGCCGCTCAATGAAAATATCGAGGATTATTTCAAACGGGAAGTATTGCCGCATGTACCCGATGCCTGGATTGATCACGAAAAAACCAAGATCGGCTATGAAATCCCGTTCAACCGGCATTTTTATGTGTTTGAACCGCCCCGGCCACTGGCTGAAATTGATGCCGATTTGAAACAATGCACAGACCGAATCCTGACCATGATTAAAGGATTGTCGGCATGA
- a CDS encoding Abi family protein: MQYNKPPLSISDQAQLLLDRGMQCQDRQRLEHYLAYIGYYRLSAYWLPYEQPSAVQGQRNHQFQANTQFEEILRLYIFDRKLRLLVMEAIERIEVAVRSSWAGAMAVKYDSHAYMQSDLFKDPWNHAKHLAKFTRDLKESNETFVTHYKRKYCQPFLPPIWAVAETMSLGSLSLWVENSKDNKIKAEIAKAFGLPTVDILEKVLHALTPIRNICAHHSRLWNRNFVILLPHIKKLRGQLITEQHQAASGEIQTALTRTLYNFLVVIQHMMLHINPSTSWSDRLSELVMPLSKAQRQDMGFPADWQTKKPWAKDTA; this comes from the coding sequence ATGCAATATAACAAGCCGCCCCTATCTATTTCAGACCAAGCACAACTTCTATTAGACCGTGGCATGCAATGCCAAGACAGGCAGCGTCTTGAGCATTATCTTGCTTATATTGGCTACTATCGCTTAAGTGCCTACTGGCTACCTTATGAGCAACCCAGCGCAGTGCAGGGTCAGCGCAACCATCAATTTCAAGCCAATACCCAATTTGAAGAAATCCTTAGACTTTATATCTTTGATCGCAAACTACGCTTATTGGTCATGGAAGCAATTGAGCGCATTGAGGTGGCTGTGCGCTCAAGTTGGGCAGGCGCCATGGCTGTGAAGTATGACAGCCATGCATACATGCAAAGTGACTTGTTTAAAGACCCTTGGAATCACGCAAAACATTTGGCAAAATTCACGCGCGATTTAAAAGAAAGTAATGAAACCTTTGTTACGCATTACAAACGCAAATATTGTCAGCCTTTCTTGCCACCTATCTGGGCAGTAGCTGAAACCATGAGCTTAGGCAGCTTATCTTTATGGGTCGAAAACAGTAAAGATAACAAAATAAAAGCAGAAATCGCAAAAGCCTTCGGCTTGCCCACAGTGGATATTTTAGAAAAAGTATTGCATGCACTCACGCCCATACGCAATATTTGTGCGCACCACTCGCGTTTGTGGAACCGCAATTTTGTTATTTTGCTTCCCCATATCAAGAAGTTACGCGGCCAGCTCATCACAGAGCAACACCAAGCAGCATCAGGCGAAATACAAACAGCATTGACGCGTACACTCTATAACTTTTTAGTGGTGATTCAACATATGATGTTGCATATCAACCCAAGCACAAGCTGGAGTGATAGATTAAGCGAGTTGGTTATGCCGTTGAGCAAGGCACAGCGCCAAGATATGGGTTTCCCGGCAGATTGGCAAACCAAAAAACCTTGG